One region of Schistocerca gregaria isolate iqSchGreg1 chromosome 7, iqSchGreg1.2, whole genome shotgun sequence genomic DNA includes:
- the LOC126282332 gene encoding ras-associated and pleckstrin homology domains-containing protein 1-like, translated as MAPQLRGTDRAVHWQQAPHTGPPMLPLACRSPLMPPSPPPTMAQSSNQAAGELSLQEQLLRERHVCTPPPNVTFVSKSPGTASMSRHVQPKQQHEGYWTPPTYQHVQEDRFRTNRLMGVVPADKKTRPETNNINSSGSGKTCGAKAVSSLQQQQQHQCVSSVEQQPPPSPPPLCHPPQQRDHLTTVVPPLRQSQPLPTTPLHPLSPPKLPAPFQELKQANPQQMQLPRRRRQHPRDLPESSRRPEDLPANPTLSCEAVTVQQRKYECEDCSKLFVTKASLKVCRRFCWTSPFCE; from the exons ATGGCCCCACAACTTCGTGGCACTGACCGTGCGGTCCACTGGCAGCAGGCACCACATACAGGTCCGCCGATGCTGCCGCTGGCGTGTCGGAGCCCTCTGATGCCACCGTCTCCGCCGCCCACAATGGCCCAAAGCTCCAACCAGGCTGCAGGTGAGCTCTCGTTGCAGGAGCAGCTGTTGCGAGAGCGCCATGTCTGCACCCCGCCGCCCAATGTTACCTTCGTGAGCAAGTCGCCGGGGACCGCGAGCATGAGCCGACATGTCCAACCAAAACAG CAGCATGAGGGATACTGGACACCGCCAACGTACCAGCACGTGCAGGAGGACAGATTTCGCACTAATCGGCTGATGGGCGTAGTACCTGCAGATAAGAAGACACGCCCAGAAACCAATAACATCAACAGCAGCGGTAGCGGCAAAACCTGTGGGGCGAAGGCCGTGTCGTCTcttcaacagcagcaacagcaccaGTGTGTTTCCTCTGTTGAGCAACAGCCACCACCATCTCCACCACCTCTCTGTCATCCTCCACAGCAGAGGGATCATCTCACTACCGTGGTGCCGCCTCTCCGGCAATCACAACCGCTCCCGACGACACCATTACACCCATTATCACCACCAAAGCTTCCAGCGCCCTTCCAGGAACTCAAGCAGGCAAATCCGCAACAGATGCAGCTTCCGCGCCGTCGACGACAGCACCCTCGAGACTTGCCAGAATCTTCCCGGAGACCTGAAGATCTGCCAGCAAATCCAACTTTATCCTGTGAAGCAGTCACCGTCCAGCAGAGGAAATACGAGTGTGAAGACTGCAGCAAGCTCTTTGTCACCAAGGCGTCTCTCAAGGTGTGCAGACGTTTTTGCTGGACTTCGCCATTTTGCGAGTAA